CCAGGCGGCGATTCTGCTGGAGAAATTCAAAATTTTCCCGGCCGAGCTGGAGGCGCGCGACGAAGCGGCAAGGCGTTACAGCACATGGTTGTCCGGCAAAGTCACAACTCCCTTCATCGAGCCCGGCTGTTGTTCGGCATGGGCGCAGTATTGCGTGCGTTCTCCGCGTCGGGGGGAGATGATGGCAGCCTTGAAGACGGAGAAGATTCCAACTGCGGTCTATTACCCGGTTCCATTGCATAAAGTAACCGCTTTCTCCTATTTGTCTCCGGTGACTTTGCCGGTGTCGGAAGCTGTGGCGCAGGACATTTTCGCATTGCCGATGCACCCGTACCTGGAGGTGTCGGAACAGAAGAAAATCGCCGATGTCATCACGTCTTGCTAAAGTCATAGCCCTGTCGCTGGGACAGGGGTTGTCCAGTGTGGCGCTGATTGCTTCCAGCATTGTCTGCAACCGTTTTTTGAGCATGGCCGATCTTGCCACCTATCGGCAGACGATGCTGGCGTATGAGTTTGCCGTTCCCTTCCTGACGCTGGGAATTCCGAGTTCCCTTTATTATTTTCTATCGGGAGCGAAAGAGCGTCGGCGCGGAATCATCATCGACAATATTGCCATTTCGCTGGTTATGGGCAGTATTTTCAGTGTATTTCTGCTTCTGGGCGGAAACCGGCTGCTGGCACTGCGATTTGACAATCCCGCACTGGAAACGACCCTGCGCTGGTTCATCATTTACCCGCTGCTGACATTCCCTGTGCTCAGCTTGAATTCGGTGTTGATCATCTGCGACCGGATCACTCTCTCCGCGGTTTTTCAGTTGTGCACAAAGTGTCTGCTGGTTGCCGGAGTGATTGTTACTTGTATCGCCACCCGCAGCTATGAGTGGCCGCTGCTGGTGAAAATCATGGTTGCCGGAATATCATTGCCGGCCATGCTGTATATCGTGTTTCGGACTGTCCGGGGGGGAGCGGACTGGCCCCGCCTGAAAAATATCAGACAAATCCTGATTTATTCCGTACCGCTGGGGCTGGCCTCAATTGCCGGATCGGTATCCATTTCCCTCGACAAGGTCATTGTCTCTTCCATGTGTACGCCGGAAAGTTTTGCCGTCTACTCCTCCGGAGCGATCCAACTGCCCTTCATCGGTATCATCACCGGTTCGATCACGACAGTGATTCTGGCGGAAATGACCCTGCTGTGCAAAGAGGGAAAGCTCGGAAACGCATTGGAACTGTTTCGCCGGATTCCTGCTCAGACCGCCTTGTTTCTGTTTCCGCTGATGGTATTTTGCATCCTGTTCAATAAAGATATTATTCTGCTGTTTTACGGGCAGCGCTATGAGGCCAGCCATATTGTTTTTCTGATTTACCTGTGCTCGATTCCGATTTCAATCGTCACTTACGGGTCGGCTTTCACGGCGTTGAACAGGACGGCGAAGTATATGCAGGTTTCCATCGAGGAACTGGCGGTGAACTTTGTGCTGAGCTGTGGACTGGTATACCTTTTCGGCGCTTGGGGGGCTGCCCTCGGCACGATTCTGGCGTGTTATTTCTGGGCGGTTCCTCGGCTTTTGTATATTCTGAGCAGAGAGTTCAAATGCAGTATTTTCCATATGCTGCCGTTTGTCCAACTGGGAAAGACTCTTTTGTGCGCGGCTGCGGCCGGAGCAATCAGCGCCGCAGCACATCTGATACCCGGTCCGTCCGCGGTCAAACTGCTTTGCGGCGGTATTGTTTTCGGTTGCTGCTATTTGGCTGCTGCATGGTTTTTCATGCCGCAGAGTTATGCTGCGCTGTTAGGGATTGTCAAAAGGAATTTTCTGCGGAGAACGGTATCATGAGAGGAAAAAATACACTCCTGCATCCCTGGAGGATTCCCGGCATTCTGCTGAACCGCCTTACCTGGCCGGTTCCGTTCGGGCTCTGGCTGGTCAATATGATCCATCAACGCGTCCTGCGGATTAACGCGGGAGTGCCGTTCATGGTGCATTTTACCTCGCAGGTATGGGGGGACATCATACCGGGAAAAGATGTTTGGCGTTCATTCGCC
This DNA window, taken from Victivallis lenta, encodes the following:
- a CDS encoding oligosaccharide flippase family protein, whose amino-acid sequence is MSSRLAKVIALSLGQGLSSVALIASSIVCNRFLSMADLATYRQTMLAYEFAVPFLTLGIPSSLYYFLSGAKERRRGIIIDNIAISLVMGSIFSVFLLLGGNRLLALRFDNPALETTLRWFIIYPLLTFPVLSLNSVLIICDRITLSAVFQLCTKCLLVAGVIVTCIATRSYEWPLLVKIMVAGISLPAMLYIVFRTVRGGADWPRLKNIRQILIYSVPLGLASIAGSVSISLDKVIVSSMCTPESFAVYSSGAIQLPFIGIITGSITTVILAEMTLLCKEGKLGNALELFRRIPAQTALFLFPLMVFCILFNKDIILLFYGQRYEASHIVFLIYLCSIPISIVTYGSAFTALNRTAKYMQVSIEELAVNFVLSCGLVYLFGAWGAALGTILACYFWAVPRLLYILSREFKCSIFHMLPFVQLGKTLLCAAAAGAISAAAHLIPGPSAVKLLCGGIVFGCCYLAAAWFFMPQSYAALLGIVKRNFLRRTVS